From Lampris incognitus isolate fLamInc1 chromosome 13, fLamInc1.hap2, whole genome shotgun sequence, one genomic window encodes:
- the LOC130123269 gene encoding oocyte zinc finger protein XlCOF6-like isoform X1: protein MNLLRSFVVERLTAAAEEILGAFERTLQEREKEIDRQRRLLDIILKPSVTLHRTDFVQLSDQQHCKQERNPSVAKEEQQELWFSPQEDQLPLQEVADTSESIFIPLCDGNNVDQDQPLPPQLYQTQTEGDTEPPAVTSFELKQLEAKEDNFLISEPTSDHQTLSNCCHVTKSEADHTCSHQNCEAGGSTRRTRMKSYKKPYNKCKICGKVLYNLEIFKIHMTFHTGEKPFKCTTCGRDFTWKYDMERHTRTHAGEKPFGCTMCGTMFTHKSLLQRHVRTHTGEKPFRCATRGKMFTRKSHLQGHVRTHTEEKPFRCATCGEMFTRKSHLQGHVRTHTGEKPFRCVTCGKMFTHKSNLKKHMRTHTGEKQFTCATCGKMFTRKSELQIHIRIHTGEKPFGCTTCGKLFSDKSNLRAHTKRTHTGEMPFRCVTCGKMFISKSHLQTHLRTHTGEKPFRCVTCGKMFTTKSYLQTHMRIHTGEKPFNCTACGKRFTLKSHLQRHVMIHTGEKPFRCVTCGKMFTHKSYLQTHMRTHTGEKPFTCTTCGKMFTLKSELKTHIRIHTGEKPFGCTTCGKLFSDKSNLRAHTRTTHTGEKPFGCATCWKMYPRKCDLQTHIRTHTGEKPFGCTTCGKLFSQKSDLKNHMRIHTGEKPFACATCWKMFTRKSHLQRHIKTHTVEKPFKCTTCGKMFIRKAYLQKHIRTHPVESHSGAVIVEMGSAQNGISNNMS from the exons ATGAATCTTTTAAGATCGTTCGTCGTCGAGCGACTAACCGCAGCAGCCGAGGAGATATTAGGAGCTTTCGAGAGGACGCTacaggagcgagagaaagagattgATCGACAGAGGAGACTGCTGGACATCATCCTGAAGCCCAGTGTGACCTTACACAGAACAG ACTTTGTACAGTTATCTGATCAGCAGCATTGTAAGCAGGAGAGAAACCCCAGTGTGGCCAAGGAGGAACAGCAGGAACTCTGGTTCAGTCCACAGGAAGACCAACTTCCATTGCAGGAGGTAGCTGATACCTCTGAGTCCATATTTATccctctttgtgatggaaatAATGTTGATCAAGATCAGCCTCTGCCCCCGCAACTCTACCAAacccagacagagggagacacggAGCCCCCAGCTGTCACCTCATTTGAACTGAAACAACTAGAAGCCAAAGAAGACAACtttttaatatcagaaccaacaagtgACCACCAAACCCTCTCTAACTGCTGTCATGTAACTAAGAGTGAAGCTGACCATACTTGCAGTCACCAAAACTGTGAGGCGGGGGGTTCAACTCGGAGAACAAGGATGAAATCTTACAAAAAACCCTACAACAAGTGCAAAATTTGTGGGAAAGTTCTTTATAATTTGGAAATTTTTAAAATTCACATGACATTTCACACAGGGGAAAAGCCTTTCAAATGTACCACTTGTGGGAGAGATTTTACCTGGAAGTATGACATGGAGAGGCATACAAGGACTCATGCAGGGGAGAAACCATTCGGATGCACCATGTGTGGGACAATGTTTACCCACAAGTCACTTTTACAAaggcatgtaaggactcatacaggggagaagccattcagatgcgccacacgtgggaaaatgtttacccggaaGTCACATTTACAAGggcatgtaaggactcatacagaggagaagccattcagatgcgccACATGTGGGGAAATGTTTACCCGGAAGTCACATTTACAAGggcatgtaaggactcatacaggggagaagccattcagatgtgtcacatgtgggaaaatgtttacccacaagTCAAATTTGAAAAAACACatgaggactcatacaggggagaagcaatTCACATGCGCCacttgtgggaaaatgtttacccggaaGTCAGAATTACAAATACACATAAGGATTcacacaggggagaagccattcggaTGCACCACGTGTGGGAAATTGTTTTCCGACAAGTCCAATTTACGAGCACACACGAAGAGGACTCATACAGGTGAGATGCCATTCAGATGTgtcacatgtgggaaaatgtttatcaGCAAGTCACATTTACAAACACACttgaggactcatacaggggagaagccattcagatgtgtcacatgtgggaaaatgtttaccaccAAGTCATatttacaaacacacatgaggattcatacaggggagaagccattcaattGCACCGCTTGTGGGAAAAGGTTTACCCTGAAGTCACATTTACAAAGGCATGTAATgattcatacaggggagaagccattcagatgtgtcacatgtgggaaaatgtttacccacaagtcatatttacaaacacacatgaggactcatacaggggagaagccattcacatgcaccacttgtgggaaaatgtttaccctgaAGTCAGAATTAAAAACACACATAAggattcatacaggggagaagccattcggaTGCACCACGTGTGGGAAATTGTTTTCCGACAAGTCAAACTTACGAGCACACACGAGGACGACTCATACAGGTGAGAAGCCATTCGGATGCGCCACATGTTGGAAAATGTATCCCCGCAAGTGTGATTTACAAAcgcacataaggactcatacaggggagaagccattcggaTGCACCACGTGTGGGAAATTGTTTTCCCAGAAGTCAGATTTGAAAAATCACATGAggattcatacaggggagaagccattcgcaTGCGCCACTTGTTggaaaatgtttacccggaaGTCACATTTACAAAGGCACATAAAGACTCATACAGTGGAGAAGCCATTCAAATGCACCacgtgtgggaaaatgtttatccGGAAGGCATATTTACAAAAGCACATAAGGACTCATCCAGTGGAGAGCCATTCAGGAGCTGTGATTGTGGAAATGGGTTCAGCTCAAAATGGCATCTCAAACAACATGTCATGA
- the LOC130123269 gene encoding uncharacterized protein LOC130123269 isoform X2 has translation MNLLRSFVVERLTAAAEEILGAFERTLQEREKEIDRQRRLLDIILKPSVTLHRTEIGTGFYDGSYDGSCNTDGEEDYLESGYQ, from the exons ATGAATCTTTTAAGATCGTTCGTCGTCGAGCGACTAACCGCAGCAGCCGAGGAGATATTAGGAGCTTTCGAGAGGACGCTacaggagcgagagaaagagattgATCGACAGAGGAGACTGCTGGACATCATCCTGAAGCCCAGTGTGACCTTACACAGAACAG agataggaacaggattttacgacggcagctacgacggcagctgcaacacagatggagaagaagattacctggagtccggatatcagtga
- the LOC130122563 gene encoding gastrula zinc finger protein XlCGF57.1-like: MNLLKSFVIERLSAAAEEILGAFERTIEEREKEIDRQRRLLDIILKPSVTLHRTDFVQLSDQQHCKQERNPILAKEEQREFWFSPQEDQLPLQEVADTSESIFIPLCDGNNVDQDQPLPPQLYQTQTEGDTEPPAVTSFELKQLEAKEDNFLISEPTSDHQTLSNCCHVTKSEADHTCSHRNCEAVGSTRRTRMKSYKKPYNKCKICGKVLYNLEIFKIHMTFHTGEKPFKCTTCGRDFTWKYDMERHTRTHAGEKPFRCTMCGTMFTHKSLLQRHVRTHTGEKPFGCATCGKMFTQKSHLQRHARTHAGEKQFTCATCGKTFTRKSHLQGHVRTHTEEKPFRCVTCGKMYTHKSNLNKHMRTHTGEKQFTCATCGKMFTQKSDLQTHIRTHTGEKPFRCVTCGKMFTSKSYLQIHMRIHTGEKLLDCATCGKMFTQKSDLQTHIRTHTGEKPFRCVTCGKMFTLKSSLQMHVRTHTGEKPFTCTTCGKMFTLKSELKTHIRIHTGEKPFGCTTCGKLFSDKSNLRAHTRRTHTTEKPFGCATCGKMYPRKCDLQTHLRSHTGEKPFGCTTCGKLFSQKSDLKKHMRIHTGEKPFTCATCWKMFTRKAHLQRHIKTHTVEKPFRCTTCGKIFIRKACLQKHLRTHPVESHSGAVIVEMGSAQDGISNNMS; this comes from the exons ACTTTGTACAGTTATCTGATCAGCAGCATTGTAAGCAGGAGAGAAACCCCATTCTGGCCAAGGAGGAACAACGGGAATTCTGGTTCAGTCCACAGGAAGACCAACTTCCATTGCAGGAGGTAGCTGATACCTCTGAGTCCATATTTATccctctttgtgatggaaatAATGTTGATCAAGATCAGCCTCTGCCCCCGCAACTCTACCAAacccagacagagggagacacagagccccCAGCTGTCACCTCATTTGAACTGAAACAACTAGAAGCCAAAGAAGACAACtttttaatatcagaaccaacaagtgACCACCAAACCCTCTCTAACTGCTGTCATGTAACTAAGAGTGAAGCTGACCATACTTGCAGTCACCGAAACTGTGAGGCGGTGGGTTCAACTCGGAGAACAAGGATGAAATCTTACAAAAAACCCTACAACAAGTGCAAAATTTGTGGGAAAGTTCTTTATAATTTGGAAATTTTTAAAATTCACATGACATTTCACACAGGGGAAAAGCCTTTCAAATGCACCACTTGTGGGAGAGATTTTACCTGGAAGTATGACATGGAGAGGCATACAAGGACTCATGCAGGGGAGaaaccattcagatgcaccatgtgTGGGACAATGTTTACCCACAAGTCACTTTTACAAaggcatgtaaggactcatacaggggagaaaccaTTCGGATGcgccacatgtgggaaaatgtttacccagaagtcacatTTACAAAGGCATGCAAGGACTCATGCAGGGGAGAAACAATTCACATGCGCCACATGTGGGAAAACGTTTACCCGGAAGTCACATTTACAAGggcatgtaaggactcatacagaggagaagccattcagatgtgtcacatgtgggaaaatgtatACCCACAAGTCAAATTTGAATAAACACatgaggactcatacaggggagaagcaatTCACATGCGCCacttgtgggaaaatgtttacccagaaatcagatttacaaacacacataaggactcatacaggggagaagccattcagatgtgtcacatgtgggaaaatgtttaccagcAAGTCATATTTACAAATACACATGAggattcatacaggggagaagctaCTAGATTGCGCCacttgtgggaaaatgtttacccagaaatcagatttacaaacacacataaggactcatacaggggagaagccattcagatgtgtcacatgtgggaaaat GTTTACCCTGAAGTCAAGTTTACAAAtgcacgtaaggactcatacaggggagaagccattcacatgcaccacttgtgggaaaatgtttaccctgaAGTCAGAATTAAAAACACACATAAggattcatacaggggagaagccattcggaTGCACCACGTGTGGGAAATTGTTTTCCGACAAGTCAAATTTACGAGCACACACGAGGAGGACTCATACAACTGAGAAGCCATTCGGATGcgccacatgtgggaaaatgtatCCCCGCAAGTGTGATTTACAAACACACTTGAGgagtcatacaggggagaagccattcgggTGCACCACGTGTGGGAAATTGTTTTCCCAGAAGTCAGATTTGAAAAAACACATGAggattcatacaggggagaagccattcacatgCGCGACTTGTTggaaaatgtttacccggaaGGCACATTTACAAAGGCACATAAAGACTCATACagtggagaagccattcagatgcaccacgtgtggGAAAATCTTTATCCGGAAGGCATGTTTACAAAAGCACTTAAGGACTCATCCAGTGGAGAGCCATTCAGGAGCTGTGATTGTGGAAATGGGTTCAGCTCAAGATGGCATCTCAAACAACATGTCATGA